The Salvia splendens isolate huo1 chromosome 20, SspV2, whole genome shotgun sequence nucleotide sequence ATCATGCCATGAGGCACATGACTAACGCCATAGTTTCCATGAGCTCCGTGTGATCCATGTGCGATGTGGGAGGCACCATAggcggcagcagcagcagcagcacctCCTGCTATTATTCCTCCAATAGAGTGTCCTCCTCCTGAAAGGGGAAACCTCAGTGAGATGCAAGCTATCGACAAATACAATGTCATTTACTAAACTCTTCATATTGCATCAATATCTTTAGAGCCAGAAAACTTATATAGATAACACAAAGCCTTATACTGAAGGATGGCTGATTACGGTCCAGATGGAACAAAGGACTAATATTCATGTCATTCAAACTCCATAGCAAAGATAGATAGTAAATAGATGCTGAATTGGCATTCGAAAGAGTAGGAGTATCATTTTACAAGCatggaattccattttttcTATCGCAAATGTGCACACCAATTTAACTTGACAGTCTTCAAACATATAATATTTCACAAAACAGAGAGTTTCCAAGCTCAGTCCTAATCATATCCGTCAAACCAGGACAGGAAACTATTTATCAAACAAGCCAGAGTTACCACATCAAGATGCACTTAAGACTTAAGTCAACATGTAACTGATCCACCAGAGTGCAATACATACTAAACACATTACCTTTCAGCATATCACAAGCATAAATACACGAAAAGTGGAGGTAAGGTACAGCACCTGAGTGATGTTGACCAGGATAACCGGCTGGAGGATAGCCTTGTTGAGGAGGATATCCAGCTGGAGGATAGCCTTGCTGAGGAGGATATCCAGCCGGAGGATAGCCTCCTTGTGGAGGGTACCCTCCAGCTGCTGGTGGGTACTGCCCCGGTGGATAATGGCTGCCGTGACCGTGAGAGAAGAGCCCTTTGTCAGATTCATCATGTTTGTCCTTTCCACCTCCCATTTTCTCTGATCTTACTCGATGCTACAAACCATAAATTGAGATGGGATGGTGAGCATATGTAAAGCTATTTGAGCAAATAGCATTCACCTATACATAGATTATAGCATAGAACATAGTTGAATCACATTCATTTAATTAAGATGAATAGCTTATGAACGTAACTCAAAGGCACAAGACAATTTTCTAAAACAGTGGAACAGATATATCAACTAAAATCAATCTCTTACTCTCAAACCCTGTATAATAAAGCATATAATTTTGAAGAAACCAGAAAATGTGTCAATTAACAGATGAGCAGAGCACAATGCTCTATTTCTGTTACTAACTCCCTCTCTACTAACCAAAATCAAGCATCTTATACATAATACAAAGAAGGAAACAACCAAACTCAAATTTATTATACAAAACATAAAGAAGGAAACATCATGCACTCTGAATTTCTGAACCTAAAAAACATTTTCATTCAATTTCTCTTAAGATAAGCAAGGTTGAAATTAGTCAACCGATTTCACAAAATTAAGGCGCCTAAATTTCTACCAAG carries:
- the LOC121782938 gene encoding glycine-rich protein A3-like; protein product: MGGGKDKHDESDKGLFSHGHGSHYPPGQYPPAAGGYPPQGGYPPAGYPPQQGYPPAGYPPQQGYPPAGYPGQHHSGGGHSIGGIIAGGAAAAAAAYGASHIAHGSHGAHGNYGVSHVPHGMMGGHVGHGKMKHGKFKHGKFGKHGKHKGKGMFGGKGKKWK